GGGGTTCCACCTTCTCAGTTTAAAAAAGCCCTCAATCGCCAGCATCCACAGCTGCAATGACCGACTTCTTTCGTCACTTTCCCGTAAGAACCATTAATTTACGGTACCAAAATAGTTCAATATGCTGGAATTGATTGCCATGTTTTCCATTGGGAAAACCATTCGAAACATCGCAGTGGAGAAAAGACTGAAGCCGAGCCCATTCATTGTGAATATGGTGCTCCTTTGGCTGGGATTTGAGTTTGTAGGCGCGTTTATTGGTCTGACCATCTTCAACAACCTCATGGGTGGCTATTTCTGCGGACTTGCCGGGGCAGCCATCGGAGGCTACTTGGGCTATCAGCGGGTGGTGAGGGCTGAGCCCGAGGTTTATTAAAGTTCGGATTATCCATGATTTTAGAGACCACTTATAACAAGCGCGAAACCATCCTGCAAATCAATCAGCTGGTTGGCAAACCCTATACCCTGATGCAAAGACTCAGGATGGGAGGAATAGGCTCCAGGCGAATGGGGATCTCTCAAGTAAGTCCAGAATACACCCATTACCTGAAAGCCGGACATTACATCACCCATGCCAATATCGAACTCAGACCGGAAGGCATTTTGATTCATTTTCGGTTCAAGCTGGAGTCTTACGCCTGGCCGATGCCCTATGCTGATCTCCAAATCAGTACAAGCCCTGAGCTGACTTTCACCTCAGGTGGAAAATTCATTGTTTTCAAAGACGGGATGAAAGTGAATGGATCCTTCATAGAAAGAATGATGAGTCATTTGGCGACCGCAAAAAAGTAAAATATCTTAGGATTTTACGGTCTCTTGCTGATTACACCCTACATTGGTTCGAAAAAACCATGAGAATACTTGTCTTTTTACTTTGCCTCGTGGCTGGTCAGCTGCAGGCTCAGCCATCCCGAAAGGATGCCGATGCGCAATACTCCAACGAACAGTGGACAGAAGCCGCAAAAGGTTATCAGCATTATCTCAAAAAGAATGAGAAGGATTCCTCGGCCTGGTACAGGTTGGCTTTTTGTCAGCTTAAATTGGGTGCATACGAAGCCTCACTCAAAAATTTCGACGAGGCTGTCGCCCGTAATTTTTATCCGGGTTACACGCTCTATACCAAATCGAAGGCCTATGCCCTTCTGGAAAAACAGGCAAAGGCTTATGAAACATTGCAGGCTGCCTTGGACAGGGGCTTTAGCAACTTCCGACTGATGGAGAGTGAGGAGGAATGGTCACCTTATCAGCAAGACCAAAAATTTTTGTCTTTGTTGTACGCTTGCAAGGTCAATGCCTATCCGTGCCTCTCCGATTCTGTGCGACGGCATTTTGATTTTTGGCTGGGTGAATGGGATGTATATGTCAAAGGCACTAAAGTAGGAGAAAACAGCATTACACTCGCCAATGGGGGCTGTGCCCTTCATG
This Marinoscillum sp. 108 DNA region includes the following protein-coding sequences:
- a CDS encoding M48 family metallopeptidase, which codes for MRILVFLLCLVAGQLQAQPSRKDADAQYSNEQWTEAAKGYQHYLKKNEKDSSAWYRLAFCQLKLGAYEASLKNFDEAVARNFYPGYTLYTKSKAYALLEKQAKAYETLQAALDRGFSNFRLMESEEEWSPYQQDQKFLSLLYACKVNAYPCLSDSVRRHFDFWLGEWDVYVKGTKVGENSITLANGGCALHESYTTPGTYTGQSINYYDKLDNKWHQTWVGSAGGVLDYVEIDKRPGMIQFQCDYRDQQGNVVKSRLTFTDNGDGTVRQLFENSSDGETWTPGFDGLYKPKSVE